DNA from Phycisphaerae bacterium:
CGGCAGGTGAAACCTGCGGGTTGCCGCGCAAGCCGGCCCGCGTTGCGGGCCGCGTCACGTCAAGGGTGAGACCCCGGGTATAGGTGTGGGTAGTCGCGTTCGAAGCAGAAAACGGGGCGGGTTTGCTTCCTGGCGATCCGGAACCTGACGGCAAACTGAGACGGACTTGCGAAACGCCCAGGGGCTGCTCGGATGTGCCGGGGGGACCGATCATCGCTCCTCCGCGTCAAAATGAGGTGGGGCGCCCGGTAGTGGTTCTGACTTGTTCATCCCGTGGGATCGCAGGGCGGCGATCACCTCAGTTGTGATCCGAGCGACCAGTTCGTCGTGCGACAGATCGGCCAGTTGCCGGGGTCGCACGGCGATGTAGCCGTCCTCGCCCGGTTCGGGAGGAGCGGCTCCCATGCATTCCGTGTAATCGGTGACCAACCGTTCCACGTCAAGCACGCTATAGACCCAGAGGATGGTCAGGTGTTGCGTTCTGGAGGCGTTGACAAAGCGATGAGGGATGCCTTGGGGCACGTGGGTGCTGTCGTACACTTTCAGGGGCGTGCGTTGCCCGGCGACATCCACGAACGCGTCGCCCTCCAGGATTACGATGACCTCCTCGCAATTGTGCCGATGGCACGGCAGGTACCGACCGGGATCGAAGGTGGCCGTCCCGACGCTCAGGACGCCGGTGCCCGTCGCCCTGGTCTGCATGTCACGAAACACGACGCC
Protein-coding regions in this window:
- a CDS encoding cupin domain-containing protein, which gives rise to MGITFYHQCKPYELDRGVVFRDMQTRATGTGVLSVGTATFDPGRYLPCHRHNCEEVIVILEGDAFVDVAGQRTPLKVYDSTHVPQGIPHRFVNASRTQHLTILWVYSVLDVERLVTDYTECMGAAPPEPGEDGYIAVRPRQLADLSHDELVARITTEVIAALRSHGMNKSEPLPGAPPHFDAEER